A stretch of the Candidatus Binatus sp. genome encodes the following:
- the aroA gene encoding 3-phosphoshikimate 1-carboxyvinyltransferase, translated as MDEIEITPLTGPLDARVVLPGSKSITNRAMVLAALAQGRSVIDSVLLSDDTRYMSDALRVMGFTVEIDESARRITVSGRGGTIPAHGGEIFVGGAGTVMRFIVAMVTLGEGRFRIDGNQRMRQRPIGPQLDAMQRLGASVYSERNNHCPPVIVDASRARFEGGETAIDARVSSQFVSAMLMPAPIWKAGLKLRVIGDAARPFIDMTLRLMEAWGAHSSVEGEMIVVPGGQWYRAQRFIVEPDASSASYFAAAAALAGGKVRIEGLTSNSVQGDIGFLGVLEQMGARVTWHPDHVEVAGTGRLTGVDVAMNSMPDMVPTLAAIAPFASSPTKIRNVAFIRHHESDRIRALATELRRLGAAVIENDDGLEIAPSAMHPAVIETYDDHRIAMSFSVTGLKLGGLKIKDPGCVAKTFPDFFERLAALKN; from the coding sequence GTGGACGAAATCGAAATCACTCCCCTGACCGGCCCGCTCGACGCCCGCGTTGTGCTGCCCGGCTCCAAGAGCATCACGAATCGCGCGATGGTTCTGGCCGCGCTGGCGCAGGGACGCTCGGTCATCGACTCAGTTCTGCTCAGCGACGACACGCGCTACATGAGCGACGCGCTGAGGGTGATGGGCTTCACCGTCGAGATTGACGAGTCGGCGCGCCGAATTACAGTCAGCGGGCGCGGCGGGACGATCCCGGCGCATGGCGGCGAGATCTTCGTCGGTGGCGCCGGCACCGTGATGCGATTTATCGTCGCGATGGTCACGCTCGGCGAGGGACGCTTTCGGATCGATGGAAATCAGCGGATGCGTCAGCGTCCGATCGGTCCGCAGCTCGACGCGATGCAGCGCTTGGGCGCGAGCGTTTACAGCGAGCGCAACAACCATTGTCCGCCGGTGATAGTCGATGCGTCGCGCGCACGCTTCGAGGGCGGCGAAACTGCGATCGACGCGCGCGTGTCGTCGCAATTTGTCTCCGCGATGTTGATGCCGGCGCCGATTTGGAAGGCCGGCCTCAAACTCCGGGTGATCGGCGACGCCGCGCGGCCTTTCATTGACATGACGCTGCGACTGATGGAGGCATGGGGAGCGCACAGCTCGGTCGAAGGCGAAATGATCGTTGTGCCCGGCGGTCAGTGGTATCGCGCGCAGCGTTTCATCGTCGAGCCGGACGCGTCGAGCGCGAGCTACTTTGCGGCGGCGGCGGCTCTCGCCGGCGGTAAGGTGCGAATCGAGGGGCTCACCTCGAACTCGGTGCAAGGCGACATCGGTTTTCTTGGTGTGCTTGAGCAAATGGGCGCCCGCGTCACATGGCATCCCGACCACGTCGAGGTCGCAGGAACCGGGCGGCTCACCGGCGTCGACGTCGCGATGAATTCGATGCCGGACATGGTGCCGACGCTCGCCGCGATTGCCCCGTTTGCTTCGTCGCCGACCAAAATCCGCAACGTCGCGTTCATCCGGCATCACGAAAGCGATCGCATCCGCGCGCTCGCGACCGAACTGAGGCGGCTGGGTGCGGCAGTCATCGAGAACGATGACGGACTCGAGATTGCGCCGTCCGCGATGCATCCGGCGGTCATCGAGACCTACGACGATCATCGAATCGCGATGAGTTTTTCGGTGACCGGTCTGAAGCTCGGCGGCCTGAAGATCAAAGATCCCGGATGCGTCGCGAAGACATTCCCGGATTTTTTCGAGCGCCTCGCTGCCCTGAAAAACTGA
- the atpC gene encoding ATP synthase F1 subunit epsilon — protein sequence MAATFQFTLVTPTGVVAEGQAAEVSAIGPLGEFGVLPDHINFITSLVPGVLEARLPDGEAMHWVVSGGLAEVKDGVMTVLASSAESPESIDANTAAAQVQQADEKFSNLSFYDPDCAPAQEALMLARARVQAAALKSAPR from the coding sequence ATGGCTGCGACGTTCCAATTCACACTCGTCACGCCCACCGGCGTGGTCGCCGAGGGACAAGCCGCGGAAGTCTCGGCGATTGGTCCACTCGGCGAATTCGGCGTGCTACCCGATCACATAAACTTCATCACGTCGCTCGTGCCCGGCGTGCTCGAGGCGCGCCTGCCCGACGGCGAGGCGATGCACTGGGTTGTGTCGGGCGGCCTGGCCGAAGTGAAGGACGGCGTGATGACCGTGCTGGCGAGCAGCGCCGAATCGCCCGAGAGCATCGACGCCAACACCGCAGCCGCGCAAGTCCAGCAAGCCGACGAAAAATTTTCAAATCTAAGTTTCTACGATCCCGACTGCGCGCCCGCCCAGGAAGCGCTGATGCTGGCGCGCGCCCGCGTGCAAGCCGCCGCATTGAAGTCCGCCCCGCGCTAG